DNA from Vulpes vulpes isolate BD-2025 chromosome 9, VulVul3, whole genome shotgun sequence:
TTCTGGCAGGGCTCTGATGTCCCATAATCAATGTCATAGTATGGAGTGGATGTTTGATAATTCATTTTGCTTGACCCtgtgaataaagaaaaagtgatCTTTTATGAAGGCCTAGAAGGTACCGAGCAGTCCATCACGAGCACAAACTGACTTAAACACAAACAGGCGCTCAACCTTAGTATAATGATGTCACCTTTCACGGAGCTCCCTTGTTTGGCCAAACAAAGGACTTTTGCAGGAAAGGAGGGGATCACCACTAGCATCTCTACTCACTAGACAGAGAGCATGACTCTTGGGGAAATCCACAAATGCGTTGGCGGACCAGATAAAATCTAGTGCTCTGTAGCCTCGGGGAGCAAATGAAGCTTTGATAACAATTTCAAGAAATTGACTCAGGTGCTGTCCAACACTGTCCTACAACCTGTGCTGCAGTGACCTTACAAGAGCATCACCCCCAGTGTGCTAAACCATTAGTAGTTCCCAAAAGCACTCTGGGCCAACCAACATTCTGGTTCAttcaattaattcattcaattaatCCTCAATGTCACTGTATGAGTCAGGTCATGTaattgtccccattttgcagataagaaccTCAAAGCACATAGAggctgagtaacttgcccaaagacacACAGCTAGGAAGCAACTAATGTCGAATGCAGGCAGCCTGTGCTCTTACCCACCAGCCACCCCATCTCTCACTTGTCAGTGTGGTAACTGCAGCGCGGCATCACCAGCCTGGTGTCTCGGCATAGTCATAATGAAATGGGCTGAAGCCCAAGTCCCCCGAGAAGGTGGCAGGAGCCGGCAGCCAGCTATAAAGTCCAGACTGCCAGTCTCACGCCTGCTCTGCATTTTTTATAGTTCCTGAATTGCAAAGATTTAGAGCTCCCACACACACACGAGAAATGGCCAAGTGTAAAACGTTTCATCCGCCACCACATTCTGGGTTTGCTCAACCACATTCAGGACCTGGCTTTGCCTGGTCTATTCCAGTTCCATTGCTTGGTTGAGAAGTTTCTTTAATTTATCTCTGTGGATCTCAAGTCCCCTGGACCTCAGATTAGGCAGGTAGGAGAAGCATACAGGAACTTTCATCTTAAATTCTGAGACAAGACTCACACACTAAATATGCTATGGAACTGATATATTAAAGGGAAGCTTTATTTGCTATTTGCAGTTTATATTAATTTGGACAATTTTTAGCTTCTCTCTTTttgggggaaacaaacaaacaaacagaagggGAGACTTACTTACAACTTCTGCTTGGAAACACATTCAGAGGGCATCccgccaggggtggggggtaggttTCAGTTCTTCTTACCAGAAGATAATCTCAGCCAAGATTTTGGTCAAGAATCATCTCTCTTGATAATCTTTCTTTTGAAGGATGaagcttctcctctctctctctctctctctctcactcaccttttcttttctttttaacattgcTCCCTTTATAATTTTCATTCACAATTGTATTTTGTATCTTCGATGTTATCACAGTCTAAAACTCAttctaaattctcttttcttctctcaaagATTATGTTTCAAGATAGCTCTAGAGGCACCTGGTGTTTGTCTAATGTCTTCTATGGGTTTCCTGTAAGCCTGTTACTCATCATAGAAGCTGAGCTACCTAACAGGCAAAGTAGCTGAAAAGTGACTTACCAGGAGGGTTCTTGTAGGGGAACGGATGTCTCAGCTCCTCTGACCAGCTGAGCTGTGCAAATAAAACATATAGGCAGCATAAAAGTAGGAAATGCACAGTTTCTACAGCAAGGGGGAGGTGGAGTTTTAGTGAATAAGTATATTGCCtggcaaaaaaccccaaaaaatcAGAGCacagttcttctttttcttgtttcttcaattgaacttaaaataaaggaaactaaatttCTGGACTGACATTGACTCATGAGCTTCCTCATTAcgctattttcttttgtttgctgcTCATCCAACTACACAGAATCTGTTAGGAAATAATGATTGAAGGATATTAGAACTGAAAGAACATTCACATTTATTGTGTCAAAATCCCTcattttgctgaaagaaattgCTGCTTCAGAGGCCAATGATTTATTTGTATAAGACCACAGGGCTTATCAAAGGGTGAGGCTACACAAGAGAGATTCTGGTTCTCTTAATATCTGTCTTCAATCAAAGCCACGGAGACCAACTTGAAATTGAGATAAGAATGCTTCCCACTGGCGACCCAGGGCAAGAAACAGAAGATGAGGACTGTGTTCTTTCAGACCCAGCTGTATGTTCTCAATGATCGATTTCAGAGACAGAAATACCTCAGTCTCCAGCAGATGCAAGAACTTTCCAACATTCTGAACCTCAGCTACAAGCAGATTAAAACCTGGTTCCAGAACCAGAGGATGAAAAGCAAGAGGTGGCAGAAAAGCAACTGGCCGAAGGAGAGCAACAGTGTGACTCAGAACAGCTCTGCCACCACGGAATATGCAGGCTTCTACCCCTGTCGCCAGGGGTACCTGCTGAACCCTTCTGGAAACCTCCCACTGTGGAGCAGCCAGACCTGGAATAACCCGAATTGGAGCAGCCAGACCTGGAACAGCCAATCCTGGAACAGCCAATCCTGGAGCAACCACTCCTGGAACAGTCAGACCTGGTACCCTCAAGCCTGGAACAACCAGGCCTGGAACAATCCGCTCCACAACTGTGAAGAGGAATCACTGCAGCCCCCGATCCAGTTCCAGCAAAATTCTATGGGCGATCTGGAGTCCATCTTCGAAACTGCTGGGGAAAGCCATGGTGTCCTACAGCAATCCACTAAGTATTTTAGTACTCAGCAAATAATGGATTTTTTCCCAAATTACTCTGAACATTCAACCTGAAGATGTGTGATGATAAGTATATTATTCGATCTCAATTTGGGCAGTATTATTTCTGATAGGATTTGTCTTTTAGGGTCCTACATCTCCGCCTTGATAGTGTCCCATTATGCTTATTGTATCCATTGAGGGGATATGATTGGAGTCAAAGGTTTCAGTAGCGTTGTCTGCTATGGACAACATGATAAGATGTTTCTGGCTATAGATAACTAGATGTAATACTAATTCAGGTATCTTTAGGCTGTAGATTCTatcaagaaaaggaagtaaaaatacaAAGACCTGTGATAAAGGATAATTGTATTTTCTGAGATTGTGAGTCTTGTTTTCATCACCTCAATTAACGGTGAAGGGTTAAGCTATATACAATATGCTTCATTGGTTTCCTCTGCCCTTTGTGATTTACTAGAATTGTTAATTTGTTCATTCTAGTAGTTGTGGAAAGATGTCTTGTATTTTAATGTATCATGATAATAGTACCAGTTTGGATGGTTTAAGTACAAATAAAatatccactttaaaaaaaaaaaaaaaagaatgcttcccATTAAACCCATGGTTGCGTTTACCCCTTCGCCCCCCCCATCCTTGTGCCTACCCCAGCTCACACCcataccccaccccacccctggtactatttttctctgcaaatgaaaacaactgGTTGTCTaaagaggtttattttattttatgtttatttaagttcaatttgccaacatacactagaacacccagtgttcatcccatcaagtgccctccttagtgcccatcacccagtcaccccacccccacccacctccccttctgcaacccttcgTCTGGTTcccagagtctctcatgatttgtcttcctttctaattgtCTCCCCCTCAGTTACCCTCCTTTGCCTTAGAGTTAAAGGGCTTCCATTGTAGGTTCACCTGTGAGCTAAACATGTTGCCCATCTTCCTTGGGGTCGTGGGGCACGTCATTACGAACTTCCTCCACCCAGTTACTGTTTTGCAGCCCTCCAAACCAGCAGGCATCCGTGAGTGCCTGCACTATACCAGAGATACAGGCAGCACAGATCCTGCCTCCAAGGACACAGTCTATCTGCAGCTGTGAGAGATTGTCCACATAAAATGAGCAGCAACTGGTGGAAGAAGAATGTCACATTCAGAAGTATATGACAATAGCACATGCAGGCACATTGAGCTTTCTTGGTGGTTGGTGACTTATCTAAAAACCTCAACTATTGACAACAGCTGAGAACAGTGGAGAGCCACCCTGGGCCTCAGGAGCGCCCTCTGGGGTCTTCTACTTCCTCCACTACAGAATCAGAAGCATCCGCTTGAGGTCTAAGAGAGGGCAGCGGAGACCACAAAGCCTGTGGAGGCAGCATAACACGGGGCGAAGCACATGGCCTCTGCAGCCAGATGGCCCAAGCTTGAAGCTCTGCCCTACCCTCAGCTTTCCCATCCGGGCAATGGGCTGAATAATGGGTTTGTGGGGAGGGGCACATGGGGCAGCCACACCCAGAATTTAGCACCTAAAATCTACTTGGTAAACATCAAACTCCTAGTCACTCGTGATCCTTTCCTGGGGAGagtttatttgataaaatttcaaCATAATTGGTTCCCAGGGTCCTTGTCTAGAGCAGAGTACTATCAGCAGCCTGGAAGCTTCAGGGGTGAAGCTAGGGACAGGTGCCTGGAGAATAGAGGAGAAGGAGATGATGGTTGGGGCAGCCATAAAAGTGCAGAAACAGCCCAGCAATCAATAACCACCCATCCAGGGGCGTGCGTCTGTTTTACAACAAAGCCCAACAACTGGTTGTCATAAACAGGACAGTGAAtcatgaaaaatatctttaagttCATCCTGCATGTGTAAGTCAGGAGGCAATGATTAAGAACCCAACTCTGCAGACATGCTCTGGGGTTAAGTTCCAGCTTCATCATATTTCACTTGACTCTGAATGAGCTTCCGAAACTCCTcaagccttagttttcttatctgtaaaacggggggggggggggggggggcacaaaaaaaaaacacagacacaaacCTACTTGATAGGTCTGTGGTCAAGATCAAATGATATAACAAGGGTAGGGTGCTTCACAGATAGAGGCCCTCCGTGGACTCTCTAAGGATGCCTTATATTTCACAGAATTGTGGGTTCACACAATGGATAGGAAATAaatccatataaattttttttagaaaataggtGGCATAAATAGTTTTGATCTTCTGGAGAGCAGCCTTGTGTTCACTGGTGGTAATGTGTGTAGAACTCTTAGATACTGCTGgataaatgtttcatttctgtACGTGACAGCGACTGGGGTTTTTCTTTCACCCCCAAATTGGGTTCTGGCTGTCCCTGGTCGGGGCATCTGAGGATGCGATGGCATGCTTGCCCTTAGAGGGCAGTATGGGGTAGTGGTGCTGGCTTGGAGTCCCAGAAGGTGCTGCTGACTCCCTGTATGCCCTTGGCAAGATACTTCCCCTCTCTGAGAGcttccatatcctcaccagtaGGGTGATGTGCTAGACCTGGGGATCCCCAAGGCAGCTCCTCCATTCAATACTGGATAACTCTATGGCCAAGCGGTTGGGACAATACAAATTGGAGGGGAAACGAGGTGAAGATTCATAGACCAAAACATGGAAGCATAGCTTAGCGCGTGTGTCACCCTTTTCGGGTTTCTGGGTCCAGAGGTGGATTCAGGTCACCTCTAGAGATGGAAGTTCACCTCTAGGAGGTGAAGTGAAGAAGTGAGGACCCATGGGAACTTCTTTAGCCTTGAATCAAGGAAACATTTCAGCCTGGCATGCCAATGCCTGAGTTTCTTGGTCTCGGATTATCTTAAGACTTTCCTCCTGTTTGTAGGGCTCTTGTTCTCCCAGGAATGGCATTCAGAGTCCCCATTAGAAATGATCTTTTGCCCTATTTGTTGCTCTAGACTCCATGCCCATATTGGAGGATGTCTTGCACCTACCCTCCTTTTGGAGAGCTGGCCAGTCTTTGAATAATAGCTGCTCAGTGTCCAGACATTGAATTCAGGCTGCACGGATCGCTCCACTCTTGCAGAGCATCAGCCACGGGATGGGGGAAGACATTGGTTCTCCTCCTTGGGTTCAGGGGGTCAACTTCGTGAGCATAGCTCCCGCCGCCTGCCACACGgcagctcacacacacacaatccggCCTGCCTGAAGGTCAATGCCAGGCAACAGTGAGATGTGCTGTGTGAAGATCTTTtcgtttttaaaacaaatgtctaATAAAACCAACACACGCTCATTGTATGGAGttgggaaaaacagaaaaaatggaaagtaggaagaaaaatcaGACACACTCTCACAATCtcaaaagaatactttttaacATACGATGTGCTTCAATCCAGACATTTTCCCATGTATACTTTTTTGCTTAATTGTTCCCACACATAAACCAGTTCTATAtacttccctctgtctctctccagtatggggatgcctgggtggctcagtcagttaagtgtctgccttctgctcaggtcctgatttcggggtcttgggatggaggtccatgctcagcggggagtctgcttctccttctcctttgcccttcctcccactctcaatccatctctcaaataaatttttaaaatcttaaaaaaagttaaaaatataggcACTTCTCCATGTTATTAAAAAGTTCTCTATATAATTTTTATCGTTACTTTCATGCAggtaaaattgttttctctttctttctttcttccttttctttctttctttctttctctttcttctttctttctttttattcctatgGCAGTATAATTTAGATGCAGCTAGTGCACCAATCCTAGGTACACAACTCGGTCAaattttgatatacatatactcacataaccaaccccccccccccagatcgAGATGATAGAGAATCATCCTGTCACCTCAGAATGTGCCCTTGCACCACACCCAGCGGTAAGGGCTGCTCTGACTTCTATCGCCACAGATCATCATGTGCCTCTcc
Protein-coding regions in this window:
- the LOC112913159 gene encoding homeobox protein NANOG-like, with protein sequence MRTVFFQTQLYVLNDRFQRQKYLSLQQMQELSNILNLSYKQIKTWFQNQRMKSKRWQKSNWPKESNSVTQNSSATTEYAGFYPCRQGYLLNPSGNLPLWSSQTWNNPNWSSQTWNSQSWNSQSWSNHSWNSQTWYPQAWNNQAWNNPLHNCEEESLQPPIQFQQNSMGDLESIFETAGESHGVLQQSTKYFSTQQIMDFFPNYSEHST